The Paenibacillus sp. 481 DNA window AGCTATTTTTCCAGGTGTGCTTATAAATGAAGGATTTGGTCAAGCAACGATACTATTAATCAAGTTGAGTCAAAAAAATGAAGAGCAGCGGGTCATGGAAATTAACAGTGACTCGACCTTTTTAATGACCTCAGCAAAGATAAGATACTTAAAAACAATTGTGCCCGGGGATCAGCTGTATTATCACTGTAATATCGTTAAATTGACTAGCAATTCAGGCGTTATTGAAGGGATTGCGAAGATCGATAATGAGGAAATTGCCGCGAAAGCAGAATTGGTTTTTTGTGTAAAATGATTCTTCCGTTTATAACCGTTAGGGGTGAATAAAATGAGTTTAGACGATATTCAGTTGTATCCATTAACTCAGGCACAGCAGCGCATTTGGAATACGGAGTTGTTGTATCCGAATACATCAGTGTGCATTCTGGCGGGTGCAATAAAAATAGAAGGACAACTGCATAGAGACTTGTTGGAACAAGCTATTAACTTGGCTGTGCAGCAGCATGATGCATTCAGAATCATGTTGATCAATGACCAAAATGAAATGAAGCAATACTTTGAAACCTACTCCTATCAAACCATTGACTATATTGATTTTAGTGCAAATAACGATGAACGCCATGTGGATGATTGGCTGCATGAACACAAATTAAAGCCTATGCAGTTAATTCAATCTGCGTTGTATCACTTTTTAATGTTT harbors:
- the fabZ gene encoding 3-hydroxyacyl-ACP dehydratase FabZ, which codes for MSAKVYFDEIKRLLPQDYPFIFVDRVEHYEEFKSITCVKNITGNEWAVTGHFPKQAIFPGVLINEGFGQATILLIKLSQKNEEQRVMEINSDSTFLMTSAKIRYLKTIVPGDQLYYHCNIVKLTSNSGVIEGIAKIDNEEIAAKAELVFCVK